In the genome of Chryseobacterium oryzae, one region contains:
- a CDS encoding GLPGLI family protein, with protein sequence MLKSFIFSICIFISVLNYSQTYEIRYESSYNGKVQPNQDPLMVYANEKENFILNSKIKEQKSDYPFEISKIEKPSNTIFSYAFLKPDEIISTSDAESVDKQTFEITNQTKKILGYNCKKAITKINSNTIEVWFTNDLKISGGPSSLGQKLGLVLQIERNGNSATTAISLKKIKNSEIEKILSKEPVKTDLLSYRDLLWKSRFTTLSVFENEIINFSDESKSDEKIKRFANGTVILKKIKFPKIEAGDNIFVELKQQSNGDAYDRTGTVFFIPQEKSQSFFNGLENGIKTLPLYENGNGKQYYGVVSTNNYQPTVELMRFFTSFGINKFNHIQLKDKIWQTVSPFRQDITELKPSLSEKELWIGTFIGNYDKGGHKVSLDITIHHSDQLIHRNNKTIPLFNTTNIMEMAGQDYATMFDNDKGIFVEFNLEKDLKNAQLRYITTGHGGWENGDEFIPKINSIYFDGKLSFSFTPWRTDCGSYRLYNPASGNFPDGLSSSDLSRSNWCPGTITNPEFISLGDLKAGKHTIQVKIPQGKPEGTSFSAWNVSGVLLGSE encoded by the coding sequence ATGTTAAAATCTTTTATTTTCAGTATTTGTATTTTTATTTCTGTTCTGAATTATTCCCAGACCTACGAAATAAGATATGAAAGTTCATACAACGGGAAAGTTCAGCCCAATCAGGATCCGCTTATGGTGTATGCCAATGAAAAAGAAAACTTTATTTTAAATTCAAAAATTAAAGAGCAGAAAAGCGACTACCCTTTTGAAATAAGTAAAATTGAAAAACCCTCTAACACCATTTTTTCTTATGCTTTTTTGAAGCCGGATGAAATTATTTCCACATCGGATGCAGAATCTGTTGATAAGCAAACATTCGAAATTACCAATCAGACTAAAAAAATTCTAGGTTACAACTGCAAAAAAGCCATAACAAAAATAAATTCTAATACCATAGAAGTTTGGTTTACCAACGATTTGAAAATAAGTGGCGGTCCCTCAAGTCTTGGACAAAAGCTTGGTTTGGTTCTTCAGATTGAAAGAAACGGAAATTCTGCAACTACCGCTATTTCATTAAAAAAGATTAAAAACTCGGAAATTGAAAAAATCCTCAGCAAAGAACCCGTAAAAACCGATTTGCTAAGCTATCGTGATTTGTTATGGAAAAGCAGATTTACTACATTATCTGTTTTTGAAAATGAAATTATTAATTTCTCGGATGAATCTAAATCTGATGAAAAAATTAAAAGATTCGCCAACGGAACTGTTATTCTGAAAAAAATTAAATTCCCAAAAATAGAAGCCGGAGACAATATTTTTGTAGAACTGAAGCAACAGTCTAATGGCGACGCTTACGACAGAACAGGAACTGTTTTTTTCATTCCTCAGGAAAAATCGCAATCTTTTTTTAACGGACTGGAAAACGGAATAAAAACTCTTCCTTTATATGAAAATGGAAACGGAAAACAGTATTACGGTGTAGTTTCCACCAATAATTATCAGCCAACAGTAGAATTAATGCGGTTTTTTACATCGTTCGGAATAAATAAATTCAATCATATTCAGCTGAAAGACAAAATTTGGCAAACCGTAAGTCCGTTTCGTCAGGATATCACAGAATTAAAGCCTTCACTTTCCGAAAAAGAGCTTTGGATAGGAACTTTTATCGGAAATTACGATAAAGGCGGCCACAAAGTAAGCCTGGATATAACCATTCACCACAGCGATCAGCTAATTCACCGAAACAATAAAACAATACCGCTTTTCAACACCACAAATATTATGGAAATGGCAGGACAAGATTATGCGACAATGTTCGATAATGATAAAGGCATTTTCGTGGAATTTAATTTGGAAAAAGATTTAAAAAATGCTCAGCTTAGATACATTACCACCGGTCATGGTGGTTGGGAAAACGGCGACGAATTCATCCCAAAAATTAATTCGATTTATTTTGATGGCAAACTTTCTTTTTCTTTTACGCCTTGGAGAACAGATTGCGGTTCGTACAGGCTTTACAATCCTGCTTCGGGAAATTTTCCGGACGGACTATCATCATCAGATCTAAGTCGTTCTAACTGGTGCCCTGGAACAATTACCAATCCGGAATTTATCTCTCTGGGCGACTTAAAAGCCGGGAAACACACTATTCAGGTTAAAATCCCTCAGGGAAAACCAGAAGGAACTAGTTTCAGTGCATGGAATGTCTCGGGAGTTCTTTTAGGTAGCGAGTAA
- the asnB gene encoding asparagine synthase B, which produces MCGIVCLFDAKQSTEILRPQVLEMSKKIRHRGPDWSGVFQNDKVVFSHERLAIVDPTSGKQPLFSKDGKKVLAVNGEIYNHRELKKEFPDYEFQTQSDCEVILALYEKYGKNFVEKLNGIFAFSLYDIEKNEYLIARDHMGICPLYHGWDRDGNYYIASELKALEGICKKIETFLPGHLVYSPEGPQFQQWYKRDWENFDAVKENKTDINAIRKGLEDAVHRQLMSDVPYGVLLSGGLDSSIISAVTAKFARQRIESGDTQEAWYPRLHSFAVGLVGSPDLAAAKKAAEHIGSVHHEVNFTVQEGLDAIRDVIYHLETYDVTTIRASTPMYLLARVIKSMGIKMVLSGEGSDELFGGYLYFHKAPNAKEFHDETVRKLGKLHLYDCLRANKALMSWGIEGRVPFLDKEFMDIAMNVNPEDKMIKKEEGKIEKWVLRKAFEDLLPESIAWRQKEQFSDGVGYSWIDTLKDIAEKYVTDEMMANAKFRFPLNTPQNKEEYRYRTIFEEHFPSETAAATVPSVPSVACSTPIALEWDEAFKKMNDPSGRAVKVHETSY; this is translated from the coding sequence ATGTGTGGAATTGTTTGTTTATTTGATGCAAAGCAGTCAACAGAAATACTAAGACCTCAGGTTCTTGAGATGTCTAAAAAAATCCGTCATCGCGGCCCGGATTGGAGTGGAGTTTTTCAAAACGATAAAGTTGTTTTTTCTCACGAAAGATTGGCAATTGTAGATCCCACTTCCGGTAAACAACCTCTGTTTTCTAAAGATGGTAAAAAAGTTTTGGCGGTAAATGGTGAAATCTACAACCACAGAGAACTCAAAAAAGAATTTCCTGATTACGAATTTCAAACACAGTCGGATTGTGAAGTTATCTTGGCACTTTACGAAAAATATGGTAAAAATTTCGTGGAAAAACTGAACGGAATTTTCGCTTTTTCCCTTTATGATATTGAAAAAAACGAATATCTCATCGCAAGAGACCACATGGGAATTTGCCCATTATATCACGGTTGGGACAGAGATGGAAATTATTATATCGCCTCCGAACTGAAAGCTTTGGAAGGAATCTGCAAAAAAATAGAAACTTTTTTACCCGGACATTTGGTTTACAGTCCGGAAGGACCTCAATTTCAACAATGGTATAAAAGAGATTGGGAAAATTTTGATGCCGTAAAAGAAAACAAAACCGACATCAATGCTATAAGAAAAGGCTTAGAAGATGCTGTACACAGACAATTAATGAGCGATGTTCCTTATGGAGTTTTACTTTCCGGAGGATTAGACTCTTCAATTATATCGGCAGTTACCGCAAAATTTGCGAGACAAAGAATAGAAAGCGGTGATACGCAGGAAGCTTGGTATCCGAGATTACACAGTTTTGCCGTTGGTTTGGTAGGTTCACCAGATTTAGCGGCAGCAAAAAAAGCAGCCGAACATATTGGATCTGTACACCATGAAGTTAATTTTACGGTACAGGAAGGTTTGGATGCTATTCGCGATGTAATTTATCATTTGGAAACTTACGATGTCACCACAATTCGTGCTTCTACTCCGATGTATCTTTTAGCAAGAGTCATCAAATCTATGGGAATTAAAATGGTACTTTCAGGAGAAGGTTCAGACGAATTATTTGGAGGATATCTTTACTTCCACAAAGCTCCCAATGCAAAAGAGTTTCATGACGAAACTGTGAGAAAACTGGGAAAACTGCATCTTTACGATTGTTTAAGAGCAAACAAAGCCTTAATGAGTTGGGGAATTGAAGGAAGAGTACCGTTTTTGGATAAAGAATTTATGGATATTGCCATGAACGTTAATCCTGAAGACAAAATGATAAAAAAAGAGGAAGGCAAAATTGAAAAATGGGTATTAAGAAAAGCTTTTGAAGACCTTTTGCCCGAATCTATTGCATGGAGACAGAAAGAACAGTTTTCAGATGGTGTTGGCTACTCCTGGATTGACACTCTAAAAGATATTGCCGAAAAATATGTAACGGATGAAATGATGGCAAATGCGAAATTCAGATTTCCTTTAAACACCCCTCAAAACAAAGAAGAATACCGTTACAGAACTATTTTCGAAGAACACTTCCCAAGTGAAACCGCTGCTGCAACAGTTCCATCGGTTCCTTCTGTAGCGTGCTCCACACCCATTGCATTAGAATGGGACGAAGCCTTTAAGAAAATGAACGACCCAAGCGGAAGAGCTGTAAAAGTACACGAAACTTCATATTAA
- a CDS encoding lysylphosphatidylglycerol synthase transmembrane domain-containing protein, whose product MERKQSNKTVKSFITVIISLAFAGFFLWLALKGLDFKVIKKSLAKANYIWVAFAAVFAILAYWFRAIRWNLLLEPMGHKISNSNSLWSLSFGYLMNLTIPRSGELARATALYGVEKVPVDKSFGTIILERVVDLACMVVFLGLTLIFKNDAIVAFYKNSGININPSKIFLVIAIFSIAITLFFVFKKRFVNVPVLGKIIGIIDGILQGLMSIFKLKEKGKFILYTIGIWVSYYFAAYLVCFSLPETSDFSIADGFFIIVVGTLGMIIPASGGIGAFNLAMKFGFMALFLSMGKSAELGGEMGLIYSFISLPLQIVVMLVMGLISIPMLAKERAKLTNK is encoded by the coding sequence ATGGAGCGTAAACAATCTAACAAGACAGTAAAATCTTTTATAACAGTCATTATTTCGCTTGCTTTTGCAGGCTTTTTTTTATGGCTTGCTTTAAAAGGACTGGATTTTAAAGTGATTAAAAAATCTCTTGCAAAAGCGAATTATATTTGGGTAGCTTTTGCTGCTGTATTTGCCATTTTGGCATATTGGTTTCGTGCCATTCGTTGGAATTTATTGTTGGAACCGATGGGGCACAAGATATCTAATTCTAATTCGTTGTGGTCTTTGTCTTTTGGTTATTTGATGAATTTAACCATTCCTAGAAGTGGAGAACTGGCAAGAGCGACAGCATTATATGGTGTGGAAAAAGTTCCTGTTGATAAGTCTTTTGGAACGATTATCCTTGAAAGAGTGGTAGATTTGGCTTGTATGGTTGTGTTTTTGGGACTTACGCTTATTTTTAAAAATGATGCAATTGTTGCTTTTTATAAAAATTCTGGAATTAATATAAATCCTTCCAAAATTTTTCTAGTTATTGCTATTTTTTCAATTGCTATAACCTTGTTTTTTGTATTTAAAAAAAGATTTGTAAATGTACCTGTTTTAGGGAAAATCATTGGTATCATAGATGGAATTCTTCAAGGTTTAATGTCTATTTTCAAATTAAAAGAAAAAGGTAAGTTTATTCTATATACAATAGGGATTTGGGTGTCTTATTATTTTGCAGCATATCTTGTTTGTTTTTCGTTACCCGAAACTTCCGATTTTAGTATTGCGGATGGCTTTTTTATTATCGTTGTGGGAACTCTTGGGATGATTATTCCTGCAAGTGGAGGGATTGGAGCTTTTAATCTTGCTATGAAATTTGGTTTTATGGCGTTATTTCTTTCTATGGGAAAAAGTGCCGAACTAGGTGGTGAAATGGGATTAATTTATTCTTTTATTTCGCTTCCGCTACAAATTGTTGTGATGCTTGTAATGGGGCTTATTTCAATTCCGATGTTGGCAAAAGAGCGTGCTAAATTAACCAATAAATAA
- the panD gene encoding aspartate 1-decarboxylase, with product MLIEVFKSKIHRVRVTASDLNYIGSITIDEELIEAAGLVVGERVYIVNVNNGERFDTYVIKGKRKSGEVCLNGPAARKVQRDDVIIIIAYAQMTPEEAKDFQPKIVFPDEKTNLLT from the coding sequence TGTTAATCGAAGTTTTCAAATCTAAAATTCACAGGGTTAGGGTTACGGCTTCAGACCTTAATTATATTGGGAGTATTACTATAGACGAAGAGCTTATTGAGGCTGCAGGTTTGGTTGTAGGTGAAAGAGTTTATATCGTAAATGTTAATAACGGTGAGCGTTTCGATACGTATGTTATTAAAGGGAAAAGGAAATCGGGTGAAGTCTGTCTTAATGGTCCCGCTGCAAGAAAAGTACAGCGAGATGATGTTATCATTATTATTGCCTATGCACAGATGACTCCTGAAGAGGCAAAAGATTTTCAGCCAAAAATAGTGTTTCCAGACGAAAAAACTAACCTTCTGACCTGA